From one Triticum urartu cultivar G1812 chromosome 3, Tu2.1, whole genome shotgun sequence genomic stretch:
- the LOC125543585 gene encoding E3 ubiquitin-protein ligase ZNF598-like isoform X1, protein MDDACAVCAERLEWVAYGACGHREVCSACVTRLRFVLRDQRCCLCMTHCPAVFATKETGDRTKAIGDLSALPAAAGEGKTGDYWYHEATQVWFDDADHYRMVRAMCRISCTVCESSGNKGKKGSKSSKAKHKIKFETIEQLKAHLSNKHCLYMCDLCLDGRKVFICEQKLYTRPQLNQHIKTGDSEVDGSEVERRGFAGHPMCKFCKSPFYGETELDTHLTREHYSCHICQRQHGGQDDYFRNYDDLEQKWYGAPKVRLCMHLNGRRVYICSTSTCHLHARPLQACEMHFRRDHFFCEDRECLEKKFIVFQSEAELKRHNAVEHRKRMPHAQKNSALQTPTSSRDRSELEQSNGRGRRHNACLPNGSVDNTLLSVQNGIANMGRGSGNQVAAVVSPLRSSSGHSSQAGQSSGMNRVWQQPHFPPLSRQEVPDARIGSCFQEAPSPPISGQSGYTPVASRSSRTAARAMDLEFPPLSGSNNRTAASTEQGVRKVAENTHAFGLRQQSNGIVNTHHSAQHWSLKNTDLIPSGSSHSPSWPTPNTSPHVSGSLSLTSAGNGRQETPVSRQVLCSVDDVRAANNSLVERMQAALGMDRDRYSMFKEISGEYRQGVINASKYLSYVEQFGLSHLVLEMSRLLPDPQKQKELADAYYANLRLTSLQGNGGGGAVCSKESTRKNKGKGKLPAAAQDSLEDKLLSAASKLQSQVGGSRAPLREGCGAADRPLQEPRWPVKGAWQNRGGQRLVSKAKK, encoded by the exons ATGGACGACGCCTGCGCCGTCTGCGCGGAGCGGCTCGAATGGGTGGCCTACGGCGCCTGCGGCCACCGCGAGGTCTGCTCCGCCTGCGTCACCCGCCTCCGCTTCGTCCTCCGCGACCAGCGCTGCTGCCTCTGCATGACCCACTGCCCCGCCGTCTTCGCCACCAAG GAAACGGGGGACCGCACCAAGGCGATCGGCGATCTCTCGGCGCTGCCGGCCGCGGCCGGCGAGGGGAAGACCGGGGACTACTGGTACCACGAGGCCACGCAGGTGTGGTTCGACGACGCTGACCATTACAGGATGGTAAGGGCGATGTGCCGGATCTCCTGCACCGTCTGCGAAAGCAGCGGTAACAAGGGGAAGAAGGGCAGTAAGTCGTCCAAGGCGAAACACAAGATCAAGTTCGAGACCATCGAGCAGCTCAAAGCCCATCTGTCCAACAAGCATTGCTTGTACATGTGCGACCTCTGCTTGGATGGGAGGAAG GTATTTATTTGCGAGCAGAAACTTTATACAAGGCCTCAATTAAATCAGCACATAAAAACCGGTGATTCAGAGGTGGATGGCTCGGAAGTTGAGCGCAGGGGTTTTGCAGGGCACCCGATGTGCAAGTTTTGTAAAAGCCCATTTTATGGAGAGACTGAGCTAGATACACATTTGACAAGAGAACATTATTCTTGTCACATATGTCAGAG GCAGCACGGTGGGCaggatgattatttcaggaactATGATGACTTAGAG CAAAAATGGTACGGTGCTCCTAAAGTCCGTTTGTGCATGCATCTGAATGGACGCCGTGTTTATATTTGCAGTACTAGCACTTGTCATCTTCACGCGAGGCCGTTGCAAGCTTGTGAG ATGCATTTCCGAAGAGACCATTTCTTCTGCGAGGACAGAGAGTGCTTGGAGAAGAAGTTCATTGTCTTCCAAAGTGAAGCAGAGCTTAAG AGGCACAATGCTGTGGAGCATAGGAAGCGCATGCCTCATGCACAGAAGAATTCTGCTCTCCAG ACACCAACCAGTTCTAGAGACCGGAGCGAGCTAGAGCAGAGTAATGGCAGAGGTAGAAGGCACAACGCTTGCCTCCCCAATGGTTCTGTTGACAATACCTTGCTGTCTGTTCAGAATGGCATTGCAAATATGGGCCGTGGCTCAGGAAATCAAGTTGCTGCTGTTGTGTCTCCCTTGCGATCTAGTTCTGGGCACTCATCACAAGCAGGCCAAAGCTCTGGGATGAACCGTGTTTGGCAGCAACCACACTTTCCTCCCCTCTCCCGCCAGGAGGTTCCTGATGcaagaataggttcctgttttcAAGAAGCTCCATCCCCTCCCATATCAGGGCAGTCAGGGTATACACCAGTTGCCAGTCGGAGCTCACGGACTGCTGCACGCGCAATGGATTTGGAATTCCCTCCTTTATCAGGCAGTAATAACAGAACTGCTGCGTCAACAGAGCAGGGGGTACGAAAGGTAGCTGAGAACACTCATGCATTTGGGCTCCGACAACAAAGCAACGGAATTGTGAATACACACCATTCTGCTCAGCATTGGTCCCTTAAAAATACTGATTTGATCCCTTCTGGTTCAAGTCACTCCCCAAGTTGGCCTACACCCAACACAAGTCCTCACGTTAGTGGATCGCTGAGTCTGACTTCTGCAGGAAATGGAAGGCAAGAAACACCTGTGAGCCGCCAGGTGTTGTGCTCTGTGGATGATGTTCGTGCAGCGAATAATTCATTGGTTGAAAGAATGCAGGCTGCATTAGGAATGGACCGGGACAGGTACTCGATGTTCAAAGAGATCTCTGGGGAGTACCGTCAAGGCGTTATCAATGCTTCAAAGTACCTTTCATATGTCGAACAATTTGGTCTGTCGCACCTCGTTCTTGAAATGTCCAGGTTGCTGCCTGATCCTCAAAAGCAGAAGGAGCTTGCTGATGCCTACTACGCGAATTTGCGCCTTACAAGCCTCCAAGGAAATGGTGGCGGTGGAGCTGTTTGCTCGAAAGAAAGCACCCGGAAAAATAAGGGGAAGGGGAAACTTCCTGCTGCTGCACAGGATTCGTTAGAAGATAAGCTCCTGAGTGCTGCCAGCAAGCTTCAGTCGCAGGTGGGAGGCTCTAGAGCGCCGTTGAGAGAAGGGTGTGGAGCAGCCGATAGACCTTTGCAGGAGCCGAGGTGGCCTGTGAAGGGTGCTTGGCAAAACCGTGGGGGGCAGAGACTCGTGAGCAAGGCGAAGAAGTAA
- the LOC125543585 gene encoding E3 ubiquitin-protein ligase ZNF598-like isoform X2 — MDDACAVCAERLEWVAYGACGHREVCSACVTRLRFVLRDQRCCLCMTHCPAVFATKETGDRTKAIGDLSALPAAAGEGKTGDYWYHEATQVWFDDADHYRMVRAMCRISCTVCESSGNKGKKGSKSSKAKHKIKFETIEQLKAHLSNKHCLYMCDLCLDGRKVFICEQKLYTRPQLNQHIKTGDSEVDGSEVERRGFAGHPMCKFCKSPFYGETELDTHLTREHYSCHICQRQHGGQDDYFRNYDDLEMHFRRDHFFCEDRECLEKKFIVFQSEAELKRHNAVEHRKRMPHAQKNSALQTPTSSRDRSELEQSNGRGRRHNACLPNGSVDNTLLSVQNGIANMGRGSGNQVAAVVSPLRSSSGHSSQAGQSSGMNRVWQQPHFPPLSRQEVPDARIGSCFQEAPSPPISGQSGYTPVASRSSRTAARAMDLEFPPLSGSNNRTAASTEQGVRKVAENTHAFGLRQQSNGIVNTHHSAQHWSLKNTDLIPSGSSHSPSWPTPNTSPHVSGSLSLTSAGNGRQETPVSRQVLCSVDDVRAANNSLVERMQAALGMDRDRYSMFKEISGEYRQGVINASKYLSYVEQFGLSHLVLEMSRLLPDPQKQKELADAYYANLRLTSLQGNGGGGAVCSKESTRKNKGKGKLPAAAQDSLEDKLLSAASKLQSQVGGSRAPLREGCGAADRPLQEPRWPVKGAWQNRGGQRLVSKAKK, encoded by the exons ATGGACGACGCCTGCGCCGTCTGCGCGGAGCGGCTCGAATGGGTGGCCTACGGCGCCTGCGGCCACCGCGAGGTCTGCTCCGCCTGCGTCACCCGCCTCCGCTTCGTCCTCCGCGACCAGCGCTGCTGCCTCTGCATGACCCACTGCCCCGCCGTCTTCGCCACCAAG GAAACGGGGGACCGCACCAAGGCGATCGGCGATCTCTCGGCGCTGCCGGCCGCGGCCGGCGAGGGGAAGACCGGGGACTACTGGTACCACGAGGCCACGCAGGTGTGGTTCGACGACGCTGACCATTACAGGATGGTAAGGGCGATGTGCCGGATCTCCTGCACCGTCTGCGAAAGCAGCGGTAACAAGGGGAAGAAGGGCAGTAAGTCGTCCAAGGCGAAACACAAGATCAAGTTCGAGACCATCGAGCAGCTCAAAGCCCATCTGTCCAACAAGCATTGCTTGTACATGTGCGACCTCTGCTTGGATGGGAGGAAG GTATTTATTTGCGAGCAGAAACTTTATACAAGGCCTCAATTAAATCAGCACATAAAAACCGGTGATTCAGAGGTGGATGGCTCGGAAGTTGAGCGCAGGGGTTTTGCAGGGCACCCGATGTGCAAGTTTTGTAAAAGCCCATTTTATGGAGAGACTGAGCTAGATACACATTTGACAAGAGAACATTATTCTTGTCACATATGTCAGAG GCAGCACGGTGGGCaggatgattatttcaggaactATGATGACTTAGAG ATGCATTTCCGAAGAGACCATTTCTTCTGCGAGGACAGAGAGTGCTTGGAGAAGAAGTTCATTGTCTTCCAAAGTGAAGCAGAGCTTAAG AGGCACAATGCTGTGGAGCATAGGAAGCGCATGCCTCATGCACAGAAGAATTCTGCTCTCCAG ACACCAACCAGTTCTAGAGACCGGAGCGAGCTAGAGCAGAGTAATGGCAGAGGTAGAAGGCACAACGCTTGCCTCCCCAATGGTTCTGTTGACAATACCTTGCTGTCTGTTCAGAATGGCATTGCAAATATGGGCCGTGGCTCAGGAAATCAAGTTGCTGCTGTTGTGTCTCCCTTGCGATCTAGTTCTGGGCACTCATCACAAGCAGGCCAAAGCTCTGGGATGAACCGTGTTTGGCAGCAACCACACTTTCCTCCCCTCTCCCGCCAGGAGGTTCCTGATGcaagaataggttcctgttttcAAGAAGCTCCATCCCCTCCCATATCAGGGCAGTCAGGGTATACACCAGTTGCCAGTCGGAGCTCACGGACTGCTGCACGCGCAATGGATTTGGAATTCCCTCCTTTATCAGGCAGTAATAACAGAACTGCTGCGTCAACAGAGCAGGGGGTACGAAAGGTAGCTGAGAACACTCATGCATTTGGGCTCCGACAACAAAGCAACGGAATTGTGAATACACACCATTCTGCTCAGCATTGGTCCCTTAAAAATACTGATTTGATCCCTTCTGGTTCAAGTCACTCCCCAAGTTGGCCTACACCCAACACAAGTCCTCACGTTAGTGGATCGCTGAGTCTGACTTCTGCAGGAAATGGAAGGCAAGAAACACCTGTGAGCCGCCAGGTGTTGTGCTCTGTGGATGATGTTCGTGCAGCGAATAATTCATTGGTTGAAAGAATGCAGGCTGCATTAGGAATGGACCGGGACAGGTACTCGATGTTCAAAGAGATCTCTGGGGAGTACCGTCAAGGCGTTATCAATGCTTCAAAGTACCTTTCATATGTCGAACAATTTGGTCTGTCGCACCTCGTTCTTGAAATGTCCAGGTTGCTGCCTGATCCTCAAAAGCAGAAGGAGCTTGCTGATGCCTACTACGCGAATTTGCGCCTTACAAGCCTCCAAGGAAATGGTGGCGGTGGAGCTGTTTGCTCGAAAGAAAGCACCCGGAAAAATAAGGGGAAGGGGAAACTTCCTGCTGCTGCACAGGATTCGTTAGAAGATAAGCTCCTGAGTGCTGCCAGCAAGCTTCAGTCGCAGGTGGGAGGCTCTAGAGCGCCGTTGAGAGAAGGGTGTGGAGCAGCCGATAGACCTTTGCAGGAGCCGAGGTGGCCTGTGAAGGGTGCTTGGCAAAACCGTGGGGGGCAGAGACTCGTGAGCAAGGCGAAGAAGTAA